From a region of the Halolamina sp. CBA1230 genome:
- the mptA gene encoding GTP cyclohydrolase MptA, translating into MSHQLPDVQADEPDVTVGLSQVGVTGVEKLVELEGDDRPYVLTAEFSVFVDLPSRRKGIDMSRNMEVIDEVLEDAVDGETDRVEALCGEAAERLLAKHEYTTTAEVQMEAEWMLKEETPASGRPTQSTVDIIASATATEERIEEEIGCRVTGMTVCPCSQGMSEARARETLAELGVDDETAEAFLDEVPQPGHSQRGHATLTVSQEAEPEVDLMELIEIARDSMSARIYNMAKRPDEDHMTYAAHANAKFVEDCVRSLAEGVVDAYPDLDDEAVIHVKQENDESIHQHDAVAEREVTMGRLREELSI; encoded by the coding sequence ATGAGTCACCAGCTTCCGGACGTACAGGCCGACGAACCCGACGTGACCGTCGGGCTGAGTCAGGTCGGCGTCACCGGCGTCGAGAAGCTCGTCGAACTCGAGGGCGACGACCGACCGTACGTGCTGACCGCGGAGTTCTCCGTGTTCGTCGACCTCCCCAGCCGGCGGAAGGGGATCGACATGAGCCGGAACATGGAGGTGATCGACGAGGTGCTGGAGGACGCCGTCGACGGCGAGACCGACCGCGTCGAGGCGCTCTGTGGCGAGGCCGCCGAGCGCCTGCTGGCCAAACACGAGTACACCACCACCGCCGAAGTCCAGATGGAGGCGGAGTGGATGCTCAAAGAGGAGACCCCCGCGAGCGGCCGCCCCACCCAGAGTACCGTCGATATCATCGCCTCCGCGACCGCCACCGAGGAGCGGATCGAGGAGGAGATCGGCTGTCGCGTGACCGGGATGACCGTCTGTCCCTGTTCGCAGGGGATGTCCGAGGCGCGCGCCCGGGAGACGCTCGCGGAGCTGGGTGTCGACGACGAGACGGCCGAGGCGTTCCTCGACGAGGTGCCCCAGCCCGGCCACTCCCAGCGCGGGCACGCCACGCTGACGGTGAGCCAGGAGGCCGAACCCGAGGTCGACCTGATGGAGCTGATCGAGATCGCCCGGGACTCGATGAGCGCGCGGATCTACAACATGGCCAAGCGCCCCGACGAGGACCACATGACCTACGCGGCCCACGCGAACGCGAAGTTCGTCGAGGACTGCGTCCGCTCGCTCGCGGAGGGGGTCGTCGACGCCTACCCCGATCTCGACGACGAGGCGGTGATCCACGTCAAACAGGAGAACGACGAGTCGATCCACCAGCACGACGCAGTTGCCGAGCGCGAAGTCACGATGGGCCGGCTCCGCGAGGAGCTCTCGATCTAG
- a CDS encoding NAD(P)/FAD-dependent oxidoreductase: MSESFVIIGDGVAGSSAAETLRENAPDADITVITDEGEALYNRILIKEFAKGKLPEAPISIHDESWYEERDIDLQLDTLVVDIDTDDNVVTSHQGDTYSFDKLLLATGGTPAQLPVDNSDAEGIHHFWTFEDARKIKADVEAADTGVIVGAGLLGIDFAAICGAQDVEAYYLMRGNAWWRYALSEKGAEIIHEALRERGVTPVFDSGVDHFEVDDDGHIESAIDPNGEEYDADFAGVAIGLDINTEILRGTGLEYDADGIVVDEYMQTNLDDVYAAGDCTKFNDLILGDQAQNGAWGSAKAQGECAAKNMLDYGDEEFRWVSSYSITHFDFPFLSFGHPTEGDDSVERKYSDTEWRRLALKEGRIVGGVLIGDLAPQSAYKQLMREGIHVGDEKEKLVEKSFSVDDLEAPVADD, from the coding sequence ATGAGCGAGTCGTTCGTGATCATCGGCGACGGGGTGGCTGGGAGTTCAGCGGCGGAGACGCTGCGGGAGAACGCCCCGGACGCCGACATCACCGTCATCACCGACGAGGGGGAGGCTCTCTACAACCGCATCCTGATCAAGGAGTTCGCGAAGGGGAAGCTCCCCGAGGCGCCCATCTCCATCCACGACGAGTCGTGGTACGAGGAGCGGGATATCGACCTCCAGCTCGACACTCTCGTCGTCGACATCGACACCGACGACAACGTCGTCACGAGCCACCAGGGCGACACGTACAGCTTCGACAAGCTGCTGCTGGCTACCGGCGGCACTCCGGCACAGCTCCCGGTCGACAACTCCGACGCGGAGGGGATCCACCACTTCTGGACGTTCGAGGACGCCCGGAAGATCAAAGCCGACGTGGAGGCGGCCGACACCGGCGTCATCGTCGGTGCGGGGCTGCTCGGCATCGACTTCGCGGCGATCTGTGGCGCCCAGGACGTCGAAGCGTACTACCTGATGCGCGGCAACGCCTGGTGGCGCTACGCGCTCAGCGAGAAGGGCGCCGAGATCATCCACGAGGCGCTACGCGAGCGCGGCGTCACCCCCGTGTTCGACTCCGGCGTCGACCACTTCGAGGTCGACGACGACGGCCACATCGAGTCCGCGATCGACCCAAACGGCGAGGAGTACGACGCCGACTTCGCCGGGGTCGCGATCGGGCTGGACATCAACACCGAGATCCTCCGCGGTACCGGTCTCGAGTACGACGCGGACGGGATCGTCGTCGACGAGTACATGCAGACCAACCTCGACGACGTGTACGCGGCCGGTGACTGCACGAAGTTCAACGACCTGATCCTGGGCGATCAAGCACAGAACGGTGCCTGGGGCTCCGCGAAGGCCCAGGGCGAGTGCGCGGCCAAGAACATGCTTGACTACGGCGACGAGGAGTTCCGCTGGGTCTCCTCGTACTCCATCACCCACTTCGACTTCCCGTTCCTCTCCTTCGGCCACCCGACGGAGGGCGACGACAGCGTCGAGCGCAAGTACTCCGACACGGAGTGGCGCCGACTCGCACTCAAGGAGGGTCGGATCGTCGGCGGCGTGCTGATCGGCGACCTCGCGCCCCAGTCGGCGTACAAACAGCTGATGCGTGAGGGTATCCACGTCGGCGACGAGAAGGAGAAGCTGGTCGAGAAATCGTTCAGCGTCGACGATCTGGAAGCGCCGGTCGCGGACGACTGA
- a CDS encoding DUF6149 family protein, which produces MKLRQNVRHFAAKQALTMPVVGEKMNEKLVDLHTREFGERAEAGHREEREPHLEAFFDCTIDTYIAALEEGYPEAEAREITHVQANFDFYNHGWTEMMEFPVDEVEEHYDRYADFFEAHDVTIDDPLGEFRTREIPDAPSTPEKLDDPEHPHAAEGFADDVYVETDEGVVAGDRSDEIQESE; this is translated from the coding sequence ATGAAGCTCCGCCAGAACGTCCGCCACTTCGCGGCGAAGCAGGCGCTCACGATGCCGGTCGTCGGGGAGAAGATGAACGAGAAGCTCGTCGATCTCCACACCCGCGAGTTCGGGGAGCGCGCCGAGGCGGGCCACCGCGAGGAGCGGGAGCCCCATCTGGAGGCGTTCTTCGACTGCACGATCGACACGTACATCGCGGCGCTGGAGGAGGGGTACCCCGAGGCCGAGGCCCGGGAGATCACGCACGTCCAGGCCAACTTCGACTTCTACAACCACGGCTGGACGGAGATGATGGAGTTCCCGGTCGACGAGGTGGAGGAGCATTACGACCGCTACGCCGACTTCTTCGAGGCCCACGACGTCACGATCGACGACCCGCTGGGCGAGTTCCGGACTCGCGAGATCCCCGACGCGCCCTCGACGCCGGAGAAGCTCGACGACCCCGAACACCCCCACGCGGCGGAGGGGTTCGCCGACGACGTGTACGTCGAGACCGACGAGGGTGTCGTCGCCGGCGACCGATCCGACGAGATCCAGGAGTCGGAGTGA
- a CDS encoding NAD(P)/FAD-dependent oxidoreductase, which yields MYHVVGGGIAGLAAAYSLQQRGHEVEILEGSDELGGLAASYETAGDPIEKFYHHLSKSEQTIASLANELGVGDRIEWLVGKNAYFVDGEAHPMDKPWEILAYPHMSVYDKFRLGMLTLEIDVRGGIPDFDTYDDLSEFEDVPIKEFLLEHTTRGVYENFFEPLLDAKFGDRKEDVSAAWLLGRIKFRGERDLLRGEILGYPNGGFEALLDPLIDAVGRDTVRTNTRVTDLGIEDGDVETVTTESGGETTTRDTDGVVVATMPNVLEELAGYTCEIDFQGAVCAVVTMDRPLTDTYWLNIADDAPFGALIEHTNFVPPERYGGQHLLYVASYVQSDEEWLATADDDEIEREWLDAIGGMYPEFGREHVDQFRLAKAPRAAPIYERGYLDMVVPYDLEDDVADGLYYAGMASEAQYPERSLDGGIVAGFECAKRIDRKAD from the coding sequence ATGTACCACGTCGTCGGCGGCGGGATCGCCGGCCTCGCGGCCGCGTACAGCCTCCAGCAGCGCGGTCACGAGGTCGAGATCCTCGAGGGCAGCGACGAGCTCGGCGGGCTCGCGGCGAGCTACGAGACCGCGGGCGACCCGATCGAGAAGTTCTACCACCACCTCTCGAAATCCGAGCAGACGATCGCCAGCCTCGCGAACGAACTCGGCGTCGGCGACCGGATCGAGTGGCTTGTGGGGAAGAACGCCTACTTCGTCGACGGCGAGGCCCACCCGATGGACAAGCCGTGGGAGATCCTCGCCTACCCGCACATGAGCGTTTACGACAAGTTCCGACTGGGGATGCTCACCCTCGAAATCGACGTGCGCGGCGGGATCCCCGACTTCGACACGTACGACGACCTCAGCGAGTTCGAGGACGTGCCGATCAAGGAGTTCCTGCTCGAACACACGACTCGCGGGGTGTACGAGAACTTCTTCGAACCGCTGCTCGACGCGAAGTTCGGCGACCGGAAGGAGGACGTGAGCGCGGCGTGGCTGCTCGGTCGGATCAAGTTCCGCGGCGAGCGCGACCTGCTGCGCGGCGAGATCCTCGGCTACCCCAACGGTGGGTTCGAGGCGCTGCTCGACCCCCTGATCGACGCGGTCGGGCGCGACACCGTGCGGACGAACACCCGCGTGACTGACCTCGGGATCGAGGATGGCGACGTCGAGACCGTCACCACCGAGTCCGGCGGCGAGACGACGACCCGCGACACCGACGGCGTCGTGGTGGCGACGATGCCGAACGTGCTCGAGGAGCTGGCGGGGTACACCTGCGAGATCGACTTCCAGGGCGCGGTCTGTGCGGTGGTGACGATGGACCGGCCGCTGACCGACACGTACTGGCTCAACATCGCCGACGACGCCCCCTTCGGCGCGTTGATCGAGCACACGAATTTCGTCCCGCCGGAGCGCTACGGCGGCCAGCATCTCCTCTACGTCGCCTCCTACGTCCAGAGCGACGAGGAGTGGCTGGCGACGGCCGACGACGACGAGATCGAACGGGAGTGGCTCGACGCGATCGGGGGGATGTACCCCGAGTTCGGCCGTGAGCACGTCGACCAGTTCCGGCTGGCGAAGGCCCCGCGTGCGGCGCCGATCTACGAGCGCGGGTATCTGGACATGGTGGTGCCGTACGACTTGGAAGACGACGTGGCGGACGGGCTCTACTACGCCGGGATGGCCAGCGAGGCCCAGTACCCCGAGCGCAGCCTCGATGGGGGGATCGTCGCCGGTTTCGAGTGCGCGAAACGGATCGACCGGAAGGCGGACTGA
- a CDS encoding hemolysin family protein → MVELALSLGRLLVALLLVVLNGFFVAAEFAFVRIRATSVEQLVEEGRTGAGVLQDVMNDLDNYLAVTQLGITLASLGLGWAGEPAIASLIEPVLGSVLPPTFVHLVAVAIGFSIITFLHVVFGELAPKTFAIARTERLSLLLAPPMKLFYLLFYPGIVVFNGAANAFTSLLGVPPASESDETLGEREIRRVLARSGEEGDVNLEEVAMIERVFDLDDTAVREVMVPLPDVVSVPADADLAELRETVFEWEHTRYPVVAADDQTQVVGFVDVKDVLRASEDGDEPTAGDLAREVLVVPETTTVDDLLVQFQTDNQQMAAVIDEWGAFEGIATVEDVVEAIVGDLRDSFDVADREHAIHRRPDGSLDVDGGVSIAALNDALGADLGHDAVETVGGLVLSRLDRGPSVGDRIEIDGYVAEVTGVDNTRITTLRIREQGDDWEENSE, encoded by the coding sequence ATGGTAGAGCTCGCGCTCTCGCTGGGCCGGCTGCTGGTCGCGCTGCTACTGGTCGTTCTGAACGGCTTCTTCGTCGCCGCGGAGTTCGCCTTCGTCAGGATCCGCGCGACCTCGGTCGAACAGCTCGTCGAGGAGGGCCGCACCGGCGCCGGGGTGCTCCAGGACGTGATGAACGACCTCGACAACTACCTCGCGGTGACGCAGCTGGGCATCACCCTCGCCTCGCTGGGGCTGGGGTGGGCCGGCGAGCCCGCCATCGCGTCGCTGATCGAGCCGGTACTGGGATCGGTGCTGCCGCCGACGTTCGTCCACCTCGTCGCGGTGGCGATCGGATTCTCCATCATCACGTTCCTCCACGTGGTGTTCGGCGAACTCGCGCCCAAGACGTTCGCCATCGCCCGGACCGAGCGGCTCTCGCTGCTGCTCGCGCCGCCGATGAAGCTGTTCTACCTGCTGTTCTACCCGGGGATCGTCGTGTTCAACGGTGCGGCCAACGCGTTCACCAGCCTGCTCGGCGTCCCGCCGGCGTCCGAGTCCGACGAAACGCTCGGCGAGCGGGAGATCCGACGCGTGCTGGCGCGCTCGGGCGAAGAGGGCGACGTCAACCTCGAGGAGGTAGCGATGATCGAGCGCGTGTTCGATCTCGACGACACCGCCGTGCGGGAGGTGATGGTGCCGCTGCCGGACGTGGTGAGCGTGCCCGCCGATGCCGACCTCGCCGAGCTCCGTGAAACCGTCTTCGAGTGGGAACACACGCGCTACCCCGTCGTCGCGGCCGACGACCAGACCCAAGTGGTCGGGTTCGTCGACGTGAAGGACGTGCTGCGCGCAAGCGAGGACGGCGACGAGCCGACGGCCGGCGACCTCGCACGGGAGGTGCTCGTCGTGCCGGAGACCACCACCGTCGACGACCTGCTGGTGCAGTTCCAGACCGACAACCAACAGATGGCCGCAGTGATCGACGAATGGGGCGCCTTCGAGGGGATCGCGACTGTCGAGGACGTGGTGGAGGCGATCGTCGGCGACCTGCGGGACTCGTTCGACGTCGCGGATCGGGAACACGCCATCCACCGGCGGCCGGACGGCAGCCTCGACGTGGACGGCGGCGTCAGCATCGCGGCGCTCAACGACGCACTCGGCGCCGACCTCGGCCACGACGCCGTCGAGACCGTCGGCGGGCTGGTCCTCAGCCGCCTCGACCGCGGGCCGTCGGTGGGCGACCGGATCGAGATCGACGGCTACGTCGCCGAGGTGACCGGCGTCGACAACACCCGGATCACGACGCTCCGGATCCGTGAGCAGGGTGACGACTGGGAGGAGAACTCGGAGTAG
- a CDS encoding bifunctional 2-polyprenyl-6-hydroxyphenol methylase/3-demethylubiquinol 3-O-methyltransferase UbiG, with protein sequence MPRPAAPTFPDACERLLRDPDGDHSLYTTLAPVFDRLTDEERVAGDFEAVRAFGPEDGDALELGCGVGALLAHLRDRYDRTLGVDAHHDLLRFTAHRAPAADVAVGDPLDLPTETAFDVVVAMAGPAAPPTVDDPAALIEAAADRLAPDGTFLLRAVTDADAVRDAVESVGVLSGSGYRMERSVTDLPTKGGVDLRMGYRATDESSGESATTSETVTVPVHDAESLRAAAEGAGLSDVRLLDGSGTTLLVARS encoded by the coding sequence ATGCCCCGCCCCGCGGCACCGACGTTCCCGGACGCCTGCGAGCGCCTCCTCCGCGACCCGGACGGCGACCACTCGCTGTACACCACTCTCGCGCCCGTCTTCGACCGACTGACCGACGAGGAGCGCGTCGCCGGCGACTTCGAGGCCGTCCGGGCGTTCGGCCCCGAGGACGGCGACGCGCTCGAACTCGGCTGTGGCGTCGGCGCGCTGCTCGCCCACCTGCGTGATCGCTACGATCGGACGCTTGGCGTCGACGCCCACCACGACCTGCTCCGCTTCACCGCCCACCGCGCGCCGGCGGCGGACGTGGCGGTCGGCGACCCGCTTGACCTGCCGACGGAGACGGCGTTCGACGTCGTCGTCGCGATGGCCGGGCCCGCGGCGCCGCCGACCGTCGACGATCCCGCGGCGCTGATCGAGGCCGCGGCCGACCGGCTCGCCCCGGACGGAACGTTCCTCCTGCGGGCGGTGACCGACGCCGACGCCGTCCGCGACGCGGTCGAGTCGGTGGGCGTCCTCTCCGGTAGCGGCTACCGGATGGAGCGCTCGGTGACGGATCTCCCGACGAAAGGTGGGGTCGACCTCCGGATGGGCTACCGCGCGACCGACGAGTCGAGCGGCGAGTCCGCGACGACGAGCGAGACGGTGACGGTCCCCGTCCACGACGCCGAATCGCTCCGGGCGGCGGCCGAGGGCGCCGGACTGTCCGACGTGCGACTCCTCGACGGATCGGGGACGACGCTGCTGGTCGCGCGGTCGTGA
- the hisD gene encoding histidinol dehydrogenase, producing the protein MQPRAIADLSTGERRSFFDRDSGVESAREDVREILPRVREEGDVAVREFSKEFDGIEVANLDVTAEAERAVDEIDDETLSAIRDAVENVRAFHERQRPDDWRETFEDRELGRRFRPIDRVGVYVPGGTAAYPSSAIMGVVPAKVAGVEHVAVATPPAEEINPVTLAAIHEAGADAVYSVGGAQAIGALAYGTETVDAVQKVVGPGNPWVTAAKAEVRGEVEIDFLAGPSEILVLADDTADPEFVAADLLAQAEHDPEASVVAVTDDEALAEEIVEAVERQIDDRERAATIREVLDADASGVLVARSMPEAVLFAEEYAAEHLSIQAENDEALLDRIDNAGSVFLGPYAPVAAGDYATGTNHVLPTGGGAKVHGGLSVDEFLRSSTVQRLDRDALDNLADTVTTLAEAEGLEAHAESVRVRLGGDSEGDDAGSDASGDSTANAGRAGDDA; encoded by the coding sequence ATGCAACCACGAGCGATCGCGGATCTCTCGACGGGCGAGCGCCGGTCCTTCTTCGACCGGGACTCGGGCGTCGAGAGCGCCCGCGAGGACGTCCGGGAGATCCTCCCCCGGGTGCGCGAGGAGGGCGACGTGGCGGTCCGGGAGTTCTCCAAGGAGTTCGACGGTATCGAAGTGGCGAACCTCGACGTGACCGCCGAGGCCGAGCGCGCTGTCGACGAGATCGACGACGAAACGCTGTCGGCGATCCGCGACGCCGTCGAGAACGTCCGGGCGTTCCACGAGCGCCAGCGCCCCGACGACTGGCGCGAGACGTTCGAGGACCGCGAACTCGGCCGGCGCTTCCGACCGATCGACCGCGTCGGCGTGTACGTCCCCGGCGGCACCGCGGCCTACCCCTCCAGCGCGATCATGGGCGTCGTCCCCGCGAAAGTCGCCGGCGTCGAACACGTCGCCGTCGCCACCCCGCCCGCCGAGGAGATCAACCCCGTCACGCTGGCCGCGATCCACGAGGCCGGCGCCGACGCGGTGTACTCCGTCGGCGGCGCACAGGCCATCGGCGCGCTCGCCTACGGCACCGAGACCGTCGACGCGGTCCAGAAGGTCGTCGGCCCGGGCAACCCCTGGGTCACGGCCGCGAAAGCCGAGGTCCGGGGCGAGGTGGAGATCGACTTCCTCGCGGGGCCGAGCGAGATCCTCGTGCTGGCGGACGACACTGCCGATCCCGAGTTCGTCGCCGCCGATCTGCTCGCCCAGGCCGAACACGATCCGGAAGCCAGCGTCGTCGCCGTCACCGACGACGAGGCGCTGGCCGAGGAGATCGTCGAAGCGGTCGAACGACAGATCGACGACCGCGAGCGCGCGGCGACGATCCGCGAAGTGCTCGACGCCGACGCCTCGGGCGTGCTCGTCGCGCGCTCGATGCCCGAGGCGGTGCTGTTCGCCGAGGAGTACGCCGCCGAACATCTCTCAATCCAGGCCGAGAACGACGAGGCGCTGCTCGACCGGATCGACAACGCCGGGAGCGTGTTCCTCGGCCCGTACGCGCCCGTCGCGGCCGGCGACTACGCGACGGGGACGAACCACGTGCTCCCGACCGGCGGCGGCGCGAAAGTCCACGGCGGACTGTCAGTGGACGAGTTCCTGCGTTCATCGACGGTCCAGCGCCTCGACCGCGACGCGCTCGACAACCTCGCCGACACGGTCACCACGCTCGCGGAGGCCGAGGGGCTGGAGGCCCACGCCGAGAGCGTTCGCGTTCGCTTGGGGGGGGATTCGGAGGGCGACGACGCGGGGTCAGACGCGTCCGGCGACAGCACCGCCAATGCCGGCCGCGCCGGGGACGACGCCTAG
- a CDS encoding cold-shock protein yields MATGTVDFFNDTGGYGFIETEDADDDVFFHMEDVGGPDLEEGQEVEFDIEQADKGPRATNLTRL; encoded by the coding sequence ATGGCGACTGGTACGGTTGACTTCTTCAACGACACGGGCGGTTACGGATTCATCGAGACTGAGGACGCGGACGACGACGTGTTCTTCCACATGGAAGACGTCGGCGGCCCCGACCTCGAGGAGGGCCAGGAGGTCGAGTTCGACATCGAACAGGCCGACAAGGGCCCGCGCGCGACGAACCTGACCCGCCTGTAA
- a CDS encoding class I SAM-dependent methyltransferase: protein MNPEDVREEWAERTGEFSPTYYAHKGPNEASESVRELLEHFLDHEARVLEIGCSSGRHLAHLHDGGFENLHGIELNADAIDVLREEYPDLAADATFHVGDATEILPEFDDGAFDAVYTVETLQHIHPDDAETAFDEVARVTDDLLITVENESARGAGAREDADVSYVNDEFPLYHRDWKAIFEERGFAQLLSESSERRDRLRAFRRP, encoded by the coding sequence GTGAACCCAGAGGACGTACGCGAGGAGTGGGCCGAGCGGACCGGCGAGTTCTCGCCGACGTACTACGCCCACAAGGGCCCGAACGAGGCCAGCGAGTCAGTCCGGGAGCTGCTCGAACACTTCCTCGACCACGAGGCGCGCGTCCTGGAGATCGGTTGTAGCTCCGGCCGCCACCTCGCCCACCTCCACGACGGCGGGTTCGAGAACCTCCACGGGATCGAACTCAACGCCGACGCCATCGACGTGCTCCGCGAGGAGTACCCCGACCTCGCCGCGGACGCGACGTTCCACGTCGGCGACGCCACCGAGATCCTGCCGGAGTTCGACGACGGCGCGTTCGACGCGGTGTACACCGTCGAGACGCTCCAGCACATCCACCCCGACGACGCCGAGACGGCGTTCGACGAGGTGGCTCGCGTGACCGACGACCTGCTGATCACCGTCGAGAACGAGTCCGCCCGCGGCGCGGGCGCCCGTGAGGACGCCGACGTCTCCTACGTCAACGACGAGTTCCCGCTGTACCACCGCGACTGGAAAGCCATCTTCGAGGAGCGCGGGTTCGCCCAGCTCCTCTCGGAGTCGAGCGAGCGCCGGGATCGGCTGCGGGCGTTCCGCCGTCCTTGA
- a CDS encoding MaoC family dehydratase, giving the protein MPVATVGDDAEVQRDVTEETIREYADLTGDENPLHTDTEYAAEGFFGGIVAHGMLGAGLISAALASLPGDIVYLSQDLAFEAPVRPGDTVRASVAVVEELGDDRVRVETVAEAVDGDGAKTVIDGEAVVLSVQHGE; this is encoded by the coding sequence ATGCCCGTTGCGACCGTCGGCGACGATGCCGAAGTACAGCGCGACGTGACCGAGGAGACGATCCGGGAGTACGCCGACCTCACCGGCGACGAGAACCCGCTCCACACCGACACCGAGTACGCCGCGGAGGGCTTCTTCGGCGGGATCGTCGCCCACGGGATGCTCGGTGCGGGGCTGATCAGCGCCGCGCTCGCATCGCTCCCGGGCGACATCGTCTATCTCTCGCAGGACCTCGCGTTCGAGGCGCCGGTACGCCCCGGCGACACGGTGCGGGCGAGCGTGGCGGTCGTCGAGGAGCTGGGCGACGACCGCGTGCGCGTCGAGACGGTCGCCGAAGCTGTCGACGGGGACGGCGCGAAAACGGTGATCGACGGCGAGGCGGTGGTGCTGTCCGTTCAGCACGGCGAATAG
- a CDS encoding alpha/beta fold hydrolase, protein MPTAHNGDVALAYDREGPRDAPTVAFVEGLGYGRWMWQFQRDPLSEAYDTIVFDNRGTGESDCPEGPYTIAEMAGDLDAVLDDAGVESAHVVGASMGGMIAQRYALDYDRAESLALLCTSHGGEDAVPVPPETQAFMFDVPEDADEREEIRYKMTPAISDGFAEASPDLLEDIVDWRLDSDASEAGRNAQAAAVQAFDAAAELDDLTLPTLLMHGTDDEVLPVENAHALADRLPHAELELFEGGPHLFFVEQADAVTDRLRSFLDSHA, encoded by the coding sequence ATGCCGACCGCACACAACGGCGACGTGGCGCTGGCCTACGACCGCGAGGGGCCGCGCGACGCGCCGACGGTGGCCTTCGTCGAAGGGCTCGGGTACGGGCGATGGATGTGGCAGTTCCAGCGCGACCCCCTCTCGGAAGCGTACGACACGATCGTGTTCGACAACCGCGGGACCGGGGAGTCCGACTGCCCGGAGGGGCCGTACACGATCGCCGAAATGGCGGGCGACCTCGACGCGGTGCTCGACGACGCCGGCGTCGAGTCGGCCCACGTCGTCGGCGCGAGCATGGGCGGGATGATCGCCCAGCGCTACGCGCTCGACTACGACCGCGCCGAGTCGCTGGCACTGCTCTGTACCTCCCACGGCGGCGAGGACGCGGTGCCGGTCCCGCCGGAGACGCAGGCGTTCATGTTCGACGTGCCCGAAGACGCCGACGAGCGCGAGGAGATCCGGTACAAGATGACGCCCGCGATCTCCGACGGGTTCGCCGAGGCGAGCCCGGACCTGCTCGAGGACATCGTCGACTGGCGGCTGGACTCCGACGCGAGCGAGGCCGGGCGGAACGCTCAGGCTGCTGCTGTGCAGGCGTTCGACGCCGCCGCGGAGCTCGACGACCTGACGCTCCCGACGCTGCTCATGCACGGCACCGACGACGAGGTGCTGCCCGTCGAGAACGCCCACGCGCTCGCGGACCGACTCCCCCACGCGGAGCTCGAACTGTTCGAGGGCGGCCCGCACCTCTTCTTCGTCGAGCAGGCCGACGCCGTCACCGACCGGCTCCGGAGCTTCCTCGATTCGCATGCCTGA